From the genome of Bradyrhizobium elkanii USDA 76, one region includes:
- a CDS encoding Crp/Fnr family transcriptional regulator — protein sequence MTLIDGLGYLASALVLLTFCMSTMLSLRAVAIFSNLAFISYGLGDGIYPVLILHIILLPLNVVLLFQMVRLLRKAKRAAATDLSPNWLQPFMQPKHVKAGETIFRKGDDADLLYMVVSGEVRFPEIDRGVSAGELFGEIGLFSLERRRTQTAQAATDVDLLWISDGALRKLCERNPGLSLYFLRLTATRMTENAARTIGVGAMTPSPA from the coding sequence GCTCTCGTGTTGCTGACGTTCTGCATGAGCACGATGCTGAGCCTGCGCGCTGTCGCGATATTCAGCAATCTGGCGTTCATCAGCTATGGATTGGGCGACGGGATCTACCCGGTGCTCATCCTGCATATCATTCTGCTGCCGCTGAACGTGGTGCTGCTGTTCCAGATGGTTCGGCTGCTTCGGAAAGCGAAGCGTGCTGCAGCGACGGACCTTTCTCCGAACTGGCTGCAGCCATTCATGCAGCCGAAGCACGTCAAGGCGGGAGAAACGATCTTCCGGAAGGGCGACGACGCCGACCTGCTGTACATGGTCGTGTCCGGCGAGGTCAGGTTTCCCGAGATCGATCGCGGGGTCTCGGCGGGCGAACTGTTCGGCGAGATCGGGCTGTTTTCGCTCGAGCGCCGCCGCACGCAGACCGCTCAAGCCGCGACCGACGTCGATCTGCTCTGGATCAGCGACGGCGCGCTTAGGAAGCTGTGCGAGCGCAACCCGGGACTGTCGCTGTATTTCCTGCGGCTGACGGCGACGAGGATGACGGAAAACGCAGCCCGCACAATCGGGGTCGGCGCGATGACGCCCAGTCCGGCGTAA